The following nucleotide sequence is from Firmicutes bacterium ASF500.
CAGGCCGTAACGCAGGGTCACGATCATCCGTTCCCGGGGCGTCAGGCAGGCCTGGACGCACCGGCGGACCTTGGCGCAGGCATCTCGGGTGTCCAGCTCCTCCAGCATGTCGTCATCCACCGCGATCACGTCCATCAGAGACAGGGTCCCCCCGTCCCCCGCCGCCTCCAGGGTTTCGGTGAGGGAGACCTCCCCCTGAAGCTTGCGCTGGGAGCGGAAATACATCAGGATCTCATTTTCAATGCACCGGCTGGCGTAGGTGGCCAGCCGGACGTTTTTATCCGCTTTGAAGGTTGAGATCCCCTTGATCAGCCCGATGGTCCCGATGGAAATCAGGTCGTCCTGATCCCCGGTCTGGGCGTAGTATTTTTTTAACGGAGCAAGCAAAAGGACAAGAGCTAGCGCATATCTACCGATTCACTTGCTACCGAATGTATGCCTGTTGGTTATGATACAATTTTTCATTGCACTGAGAACTTCCAGCAAAAACTGCTGTTCAGAGTCAGTGCAGCCGCACAGCATCTCTGACAATTCCGATTGCCAAATACTGCAACAGTCTGGCTGGTTTTCATAAAGAAGTTTATCTGCGGTACACTCCAGAGCCTCCGCGATATTGACAACCGCTTGCAGGCTGGCCTGCTTAATTCCATTCTCAATGTGGCTGACGTAAGGGACAGAGAGGTTTGCGTATTCTGCCAGCTCCGCTTGGGTCATTTTTCGTGCCCTGCGTATGACGCGTATCCTTTGTCCAATTCGTCTGTAATTCAGTATCATGTTTTTACCTCACCTTCGTTCAGATTTGATAAAATTTTACCAAATGTGGAACGATAGCAAAGGCGAGTCAAAAAGTATGTGAATTCTGTTGTTTCAATAACCACAGGGATAGCAGTGTCCCCGTGGTTATTTCCATTTGTCAGGAAACTATTTTATACTGAGGAAAAGTTCCGGGGGTAGCCAAACGTGAATGAAAGTGAACGCAGGCAAGAAAACATCCAACAACAAAAGGACAAGA
It contains:
- the sigE_3 gene encoding RNA polymerase sigma-E factor — protein: MLAPLKKYYAQTGDQDDLISIGTIGLIKGISTFKADKNVRLATYASRCIENEILMYFRSQRKLQGEVSLTETLEAAGDGGTLSLMDVIAVDDDMLEELDTRDACAKVRRCVQACLTPRERMIVTLRYGLDDKLPRTQREIAAQCGISRSYVSRIEKKALEKLRTGMEGWTP